A part of Lactobacillus sp. ESL0700 genomic DNA contains:
- the lepB gene encoding signal peptidase I, with protein sequence MAKKANKQNEEESLGKFILDVVVMMVVILGIFWLVFTYALSNDSVSGPSMQPTFENNDRLISVRHFEPKRNDVVVLLAPKAANDVPGALYIKRIIGLPGDKLVSKNDKMYINGKLFKEPYLDNSLKQADNAAGQTYTTNFTYKVPKGYYWVMGDHRDISKDSHIFGPVKRNALVGKVVLRYWPFNKIQGF encoded by the coding sequence ATGGCAAAAAAAGCAAATAAACAAAATGAAGAAGAAAGTTTAGGAAAATTTATCCTTGACGTTGTAGTGATGATGGTCGTCATCTTAGGTATCTTTTGGCTTGTCTTTACCTACGCTCTTTCAAATGATAGTGTATCAGGACCTTCGATGCAGCCAACTTTTGAAAATAATGACCGCCTAATTTCTGTTCGGCATTTTGAACCTAAGCGTAATGATGTTGTTGTTTTATTGGCACCTAAGGCAGCCAACGATGTTCCTGGTGCACTTTACATCAAGCGGATTATTGGCTTACCTGGCGATAAGTTGGTTTCTAAAAATGACAAAATGTACATTAACGGCAAGTTATTCAAGGAACCATACTTGGATAACAGCTTAAAGCAAGCTGATAATGCGGCTGGGCAAACATACACAACCAACTTCACTTATAAGGTGCCAAAGGGTTACTATTGGGTAATGGGTGATCACCGTGACATCTCCAAAGACTCACATATCTTTGGTCCCGTTAAACGTAATGCCTTAGTTGGCAAAGTTGTCTTACGTTACTGGCCCTTCAACAAAATTCAGGGATTTTAA
- a CDS encoding LBP_cg2779 family protein — translation MNHQIEELSDAIIDYQVRHHVTDTDLAFASHLSVEKIHAMKTGEGEFTPEEINQLYDYMAASH, via the coding sequence ATGAATCATCAAATAGAAGAGTTATCCGATGCAATTATTGATTATCAAGTAAGACATCACGTCACAGATACTGATTTAGCCTTTGCCAGCCACCTATCAGTTGAAAAAATTCATGCAATGAAAACTGGCGAGGGTGAATTCACTCCTGAAGAAATTAATCAGCTTTATGATTACATGGCAGCTAGCCATTAA
- a CDS encoding DeoR/GlpR family DNA-binding transcription regulator, which yields MKFERLEKIEELLNLSGSVTVKQLSDELGVSKETIRKDLDYLASKRKIGRVHGGAYSFLANKSVPFKARNSMLANIKNDIATSTAKLITNQGNISLFFDSASTSLRVLKVLSATGRKFTGITNSVECLNFALTKPTLDFYTEGGKLNKDNLSFEAENVSDYAKYSADYAILSPTGIDIKCGITDKDPIVAKTMQVFIQRAKKVYLVADHTKIDSVNTFTVGNLDQIDGIITDKVSDPKNWSITAKKNDFLFKETNSDKQKNN from the coding sequence TTGAAATTTGAAAGACTAGAAAAAATTGAAGAGCTTTTAAATTTATCTGGTAGTGTGACAGTCAAACAGTTATCAGATGAACTTGGAGTTTCAAAAGAAACTATTCGCAAGGATTTAGATTACTTAGCTTCTAAACGTAAAATTGGAAGGGTACATGGTGGCGCATATTCTTTTTTAGCTAATAAATCTGTACCATTTAAAGCTAGAAATTCAATGTTAGCAAACATTAAAAATGATATTGCAACTAGTACAGCAAAGTTAATTACTAACCAAGGAAATATCAGTCTTTTCTTTGATTCAGCAAGTACTTCTTTGCGAGTTTTAAAAGTTTTAAGTGCAACTGGAAGAAAATTTACAGGTATTACTAATTCTGTTGAATGTTTAAACTTTGCTTTGACAAAACCGACATTAGATTTTTATACAGAAGGGGGAAAGTTAAATAAGGATAATTTAAGTTTTGAGGCTGAAAATGTAAGTGATTATGCAAAATACAGTGCTGATTACGCGATTCTCAGCCCAACTGGAATCGATATTAAATGTGGTATTACAGATAAAGATCCAATTGTAGCAAAAACAATGCAAGTATTTATTCAAAGAGCTAAGAAAGTATATTTGGTTGCAGATCATACTAAAATCGATTCAGTTAATACTTTTACAGTAGGTAATTTAGATCAGATCGATGGCATAATTACTGACAAAGTTAGTGACCCCAAAAATTGGAGTATAACTGCTAAAAAAAATGATTTTCTATTCAAAGAAACTAATAGTGATAAGCAAAAAAACAACTAA